A genome region from Natranaeroarchaeum sulfidigenes includes the following:
- a CDS encoding PIN domain-containing protein — MTVLDSSVIIDMLEGREETVGFVEEQPGPYLTSTLCVYEVLDGPLGSGRIDVDAERQRFDGVRSVDLSETVAIEAAKLQDELLDDGQRMGVRDLLIAATARSTSDHLIVADADFQVEALESKLDVTNLRKRD, encoded by the coding sequence ATGACGGTTCTTGATTCGTCAGTTATCATCGACATGCTTGAAGGGCGCGAGGAAACAGTCGGGTTCGTCGAAGAGCAGCCGGGGCCGTATCTCACGTCGACACTCTGTGTCTACGAAGTCCTTGATGGACCGCTGGGAAGCGGACGAATCGATGTTGACGCGGAGCGACAGCGATTCGACGGTGTTCGGTCGGTCGATTTGAGTGAGACAGTCGCCATCGAAGCGGCGAAACTACAGGACGAGTTGCTCGATGACGGGCAGCGAATGGGGGTTCGAGACCTACTTATTGCCGCTACTGCACGATCCACCAGCGACCATCTGATCGTTGCAGACGCCGATTTTCAGGTGGAAGCTCTGGAATCCAAACTGGATGTGACGAATCTGCGAAAACGA
- a CDS encoding antitoxin VapB family protein, translated as MSTSIRVSDETKEKLTRLKRENESFDELLARLAGEEEPVDVGSWDAETANRARRAIDRSRESFGR; from the coding sequence ATGAGCACCTCGATCCGCGTATCTGACGAGACAAAAGAGAAACTCACCCGCCTGAAACGTGAAAACGAGAGCTTCGACGAACTACTGGCCAGACTGGCAGGTGAGGAAGAACCGGTCGATGTAGGCTCATGGGATGCTGAAACTGCCAATCGTGCACGGCGTGCAATCGATCGCTCCCGGGAGAGTTTCGGTCGATGA
- a CDS encoding transcription factor S — protein sequence MEFCDECGSMMKADEELWVCGSCGNKQPKNPDANYVLTDDQEVSEVIETGAGDSGLPTTSAQCPNCDNDRAHWYMQQIRAADESETRFFVCTECEHKWREDDH from the coding sequence ATGGAGTTTTGCGACGAGTGCGGCTCGATGATGAAAGCCGACGAGGAGCTGTGGGTCTGTGGGAGCTGCGGGAACAAGCAGCCGAAAAATCCCGACGCGAACTACGTGCTCACCGACGATCAGGAGGTCAGCGAAGTGATCGAAACCGGTGCGGGCGACAGTGGTCTGCCGACCACGTCGGCGCAGTGTCCCAACTGTGACAACGATCGCGCACACTGGTATATGCAACAGATCCGGGCGGCCGACGAGTCCGAGACGCGCTTTTTCGTCTGTACCGAGTGCGAACACAAGTGGCGCGAAGACGACCACTAG
- a CDS encoding ABC transporter ATP-binding protein: protein MDATETATATDDPPASHPALELDTVRKVYDSGAETVVALDDVDLRVERGEFVTIMGPSGSGKSTMLNVLGLLDEPTSGTVRIDGRLTGDLSDDRRTTMRKELLGFVFQDFYLLPTLTAVENVTLPTIFGDGTPRRGRAVDLLERVGLGGRLDHTPTELSGGQQQRVAIARALINEPRILLADEPTGNLDRDTSEQVLDELSGITADGVSVIAVTHDELVTEYTDRTVELFDGRIR, encoded by the coding sequence ATGGACGCGACTGAGACGGCGACCGCGACGGACGATCCGCCGGCGTCCCACCCGGCGCTCGAACTCGATACCGTCCGAAAGGTCTACGACAGCGGCGCGGAAACCGTCGTGGCGCTCGACGACGTCGATCTCCGCGTCGAGCGCGGCGAGTTCGTCACCATCATGGGACCGAGCGGGAGCGGGAAATCGACCATGCTCAACGTGCTCGGGCTACTCGACGAGCCGACGTCCGGGACGGTCCGAATCGACGGTAGACTCACCGGCGATCTCTCGGATGACCGTCGGACGACGATGCGAAAGGAGCTGCTCGGGTTCGTCTTCCAGGACTTTTACCTGTTGCCAACGCTGACCGCGGTCGAGAACGTCACGTTACCAACCATTTTTGGGGACGGTACCCCGCGGCGCGGGCGGGCGGTCGACCTGCTCGAACGGGTTGGTCTGGGCGGGCGGCTCGATCACACCCCGACGGAGCTCAGCGGCGGCCAGCAACAGCGCGTTGCAATCGCACGAGCGCTGATCAACGAACCGCGGATTCTGCTGGCCGACGAGCCGACCGGCAACCTCGACCGGGACACGAGCGAGCAGGTGCTTGACGAACTGTCGGGAATCACAGCCGACGGCGTCAGCGTGATCGCCGTCACTCACGACGAACTGGTGACCGAGTACACCGATCGAACCGTCGAGTTGTTCGACGGACGAATCCGATGA
- a CDS encoding ABC transporter permease: MVKSPALFVARRNLSRNRFRSVLAGLGILIAVVAIAALGIFGNVLSLGAADALGDIGNEVVITPNADEGFDELTERQVQSIERVTDDVTVAPIRTETGLVTRGTESRATTLYGIDDPAAIYEADEGRLPDRHTQGAILGSSVAEQLDAGEGNVVTIDDTTYRVIAVLEPVESFGPLTADDAVLLPENAIAGSGYEQVILRGEETGATAVAADAVRAELNAREERIDVFELSEITDEIDEFFSLLQSFLLGIGSISLVIAGVSILNVMLMSTVERREEIGVMRAVGVKKGEVLRMMLIEAGLLGLLGAVGGVLVSVLLAAGLYLTTPVELWILLDPANFFYLALAFAFGIGVSLLSGAYPAWKAASERPVDALRD; this comes from the coding sequence GTGGTGAAGTCCCCGGCACTCTTCGTCGCCCGGCGGAACCTCTCTCGCAACCGGTTCCGATCGGTTCTCGCGGGGCTCGGGATCCTCATTGCAGTCGTCGCCATCGCCGCGCTGGGGATCTTTGGGAACGTGCTCTCGCTGGGTGCGGCCGACGCGCTGGGCGATATCGGCAACGAGGTCGTCATCACGCCCAACGCCGACGAGGGCTTCGACGAACTCACCGAGCGACAGGTCCAGTCGATCGAGCGCGTCACGGACGACGTAACGGTTGCCCCGATCAGAACGGAGACCGGGTTAGTCACCCGCGGGACGGAGTCGAGGGCTACGACACTCTATGGGATCGACGACCCCGCCGCGATCTACGAGGCCGACGAAGGGCGGTTGCCGGACCGGCATACACAGGGAGCTATCCTCGGGAGTAGCGTCGCCGAACAGCTGGATGCGGGCGAGGGTAACGTCGTCACCATCGATGACACCACCTATCGGGTGATCGCGGTGCTCGAACCGGTCGAGTCGTTCGGCCCACTCACAGCGGATGACGCCGTTCTGTTGCCCGAAAACGCGATTGCGGGCAGCGGGTACGAGCAGGTGATCCTGCGCGGCGAGGAGACGGGAGCGACGGCTGTGGCGGCCGACGCCGTAAGGGCTGAGCTCAATGCCCGGGAGGAGCGCATCGACGTCTTCGAGCTATCGGAGATCACCGACGAGATCGACGAGTTCTTTTCGCTCTTGCAGAGCTTTCTGCTCGGGATCGGCTCGATTTCGCTGGTGATCGCGGGCGTGAGCATCCTGAACGTCATGTTAATGAGCACCGTCGAGCGGCGCGAGGAGATCGGCGTGATGCGCGCGGTGGGCGTCAAAAAGGGAGAGGTGCTCCGGATGATGTTGATCGAGGCAGGACTGCTGGGGCTGCTCGGTGCGGTCGGCGGCGTCCTCGTCTCGGTACTGTTGGCCGCCGGGCTGTATCTAACGACGCCCGTTGAGCTGTGGATCCTGCTCGATCCGGCGAATTTCTTCTATCTCGCGCTGGCCTTTGCCTTCGGGATCGGCGTAAGCCTGCTCAGTGGTGCCTATCCGGCCTGGAAGGCGGCAAGCGAGCGACCGGTCGACGCCCTGCGGGACTAG
- a CDS encoding DUF5789 family protein → MGREVRLSHLDALFGELDYPIAPGAAAAEFDDVTLRLADGEENLGELVADLPDDQYQSSGEMMADLHNTLPRGAVGEPFQSEGDG, encoded by the coding sequence ATGGGACGTGAAGTCCGGCTGAGCCACCTGGATGCACTGTTCGGCGAACTCGACTATCCGATCGCACCTGGGGCGGCAGCCGCTGAATTCGACGACGTAACGCTCCGACTCGCAGATGGCGAGGAAAACCTCGGCGAGCTCGTTGCTGACCTCCCGGACGACCAGTACCAGTCTTCGGGCGAGATGATGGCTGACCTTCACAACACGCTGCCGCGAGGGGCAGTCGGCGAGCCGTTCCAGTCGGAGGGCGACGGCTAG
- a CDS encoding DUF5797 family protein, translated as MTLSEEARDRLADVVELQPTKNSELQDRWGVESGSEVHSYLESELGNYYYRDDNSLIRATSEANDLVDVEPGIESDENDVPSVVRVPELQAQVLDVLAGPDERSQSVVSVLHALRDAHDIDPDTEDVRSALQSLRRKGVVEVVYRSVPTFRLSVDRDELDVERSD; from the coding sequence ATGACGCTTTCGGAGGAGGCTCGCGACCGCCTCGCAGACGTCGTGGAGTTACAGCCGACGAAAAACAGCGAGTTACAGGATCGGTGGGGGGTAGAGAGCGGGAGCGAGGTGCATAGCTACCTCGAATCCGAGCTTGGCAACTACTACTATCGGGACGACAACAGCCTGATCCGTGCGACGAGCGAGGCCAACGATCTGGTCGACGTCGAGCCGGGGATCGAATCGGACGAAAACGACGTGCCCAGTGTCGTTCGTGTCCCGGAGTTGCAGGCGCAGGTCCTCGACGTGCTCGCGGGCCCGGACGAACGCTCACAGAGCGTCGTCTCCGTGCTCCACGCGCTCCGGGACGCCCACGATATCGATCCCGACACGGAGGACGTCCGCTCGGCACTCCAGAGTCTCCGTCGCAAAGGTGTCGTCGAGGTCGTGTATCGTAGCGTGCCGACGTTCCGTCTGAGCGTCGATCGGGACGAGCTGGATGTCGAACGCTCGGACTGA
- a CDS encoding winged helix-turn-helix domain-containing protein, producing MKADLWYVFGSSRGGPNRLRLVYALEHRPRNANQLAKALDLDYTTVRHHLDVLMQHGVVSKTDDEYGAVYEPSESAREHWGTIEEIEIQQREAETAENTV from the coding sequence ATGAAGGCCGATCTCTGGTACGTCTTCGGCAGTAGTCGCGGGGGTCCAAACCGCCTTCGACTCGTCTACGCCCTCGAACACAGACCGAGAAACGCGAACCAGCTCGCAAAGGCGCTCGATCTCGATTACACGACTGTCAGACACCACCTGGACGTGCTCATGCAACACGGTGTCGTCTCGAAGACTGACGACGAGTACGGCGCAGTTTACGAGCCGAGCGAGTCCGCCAGAGAGCACTGGGGGACAATCGAAGAGATCGAGATACAGCAAAGGGAGGCTGAGACCGCGGAAAACACGGTGTAG
- a CDS encoding DUF4397 domain-containing protein: MKPDRQRRTILKATGGAIVFGTLAGCTDAADDPEEEDPEADPDDEDPEEEEDPEEEEDPEEEEEEEEEEEEEEDEMAMLRVAHLSPDAPNVDVYVDDEPTLEDVPFRAVSDYLELEPETYNIRITAAGDEETEVFNEDVELPAGAFTAAAIGELDEEGTQEFAVETYEDDLEDPGEDARVRAVHASPDAPAVDIAANGDVLLEDVDFGEAGAVEVPAGEYTLEIRAAGEEEAVAEFPVETESGMVYSAFAVGYLEPEEAPADEEFDLVLTVDNEGMEDDEMNGEEEENGEEEENGEENDV; encoded by the coding sequence ATGAAACCAGACAGACAAAGGCGGACGATTCTGAAAGCGACGGGTGGTGCGATCGTGTTCGGAACCCTTGCAGGGTGTACCGATGCGGCGGACGATCCGGAGGAGGAAGATCCAGAAGCGGACCCAGACGACGAAGATCCAGAAGAAGAGGAAGATCCAGAAGAAGAGGAAGATCCTGAAGAGGAAGAAGAAGAGGAAGAAGAAGAGGAAGAAGAGGAAGACGAGATGGCTATGCTTCGCGTCGCGCACCTCTCGCCCGACGCTCCGAACGTCGATGTGTACGTCGACGACGAGCCGACGCTCGAAGACGTCCCGTTCCGCGCGGTCAGCGACTACCTCGAACTGGAGCCGGAGACCTACAACATCCGGATCACGGCAGCCGGTGACGAGGAGACCGAAGTGTTCAACGAGGACGTCGAGCTACCTGCGGGCGCGTTCACCGCAGCAGCCATCGGCGAACTCGACGAGGAAGGGACACAGGAGTTCGCCGTTGAAACGTACGAGGACGACCTCGAAGATCCGGGAGAGGACGCCCGTGTCCGGGCAGTCCACGCATCACCCGATGCTCCAGCAGTCGACATCGCAGCAAACGGCGATGTTCTGCTCGAAGACGTCGACTTCGGCGAAGCTGGGGCGGTCGAAGTACCCGCAGGCGAGTACACGCTCGAAATCCGAGCGGCGGGCGAAGAGGAGGCCGTCGCGGAATTCCCGGTCGAAACCGAGTCGGGGATGGTCTACTCCGCGTTCGCAGTGGGCTACCTCGAACCGGAAGAGGCACCGGCCGACGAGGAGTTCGACCTCGTTCTTACCGTCGACAACGAGGGGATGGAAGACGACGAGATGAACGGCGAGGAAGAGGAGAACGGCGAGGAAGAGGAGAACGGCGAAGAAAACGACGTGTGA
- a CDS encoding DUF5787 family protein, with product MTEQIQYDSEFAFELRVCYWAEREWPPGGTLADDTVALVARQLGTKRRRWDTIVVETTREALVRRANLGTERLDDDLRFVLRSAPEEWTYYRDALPEPDYPWRYVRETIHAADDRGILDVRKSGNRIEIRRRYRYPEWVERIVAIENKPDLDASAATALQPQLERDVALGLADEAWVATRATDAAVSPVLFEDLPVKAGVLEVDPTALSASIAWHAQALEPATPGTRITDRGGGDSAFDQSAATFEYVSPDRKATLRYRIAERAYERGWRSFVDTMRPDCRWFGPRERDGQVLPWCGSHCRVQTANECSGSCPAFEPEPPSWRQHGWPIDGGPGKTVTRLLAARRARLRGIKKS from the coding sequence GTGACCGAGCAGATCCAGTACGACTCCGAGTTCGCTTTCGAGCTTCGGGTCTGTTACTGGGCGGAACGCGAGTGGCCGCCAGGTGGCACGCTTGCAGATGACACAGTCGCACTGGTCGCGCGCCAGTTGGGAACGAAACGTCGACGCTGGGATACGATCGTCGTCGAAACGACCCGCGAGGCGCTCGTACGTCGTGCGAATCTCGGTACTGAACGGCTGGACGACGACCTGCGCTTCGTGCTTCGCTCCGCGCCCGAGGAGTGGACGTACTATCGGGACGCGCTTCCGGAGCCCGACTACCCGTGGCGCTACGTCCGCGAGACGATCCATGCGGCCGACGACCGGGGGATTCTGGATGTCCGGAAGTCGGGAAACCGAATCGAGATCCGGCGACGGTATCGCTACCCCGAGTGGGTCGAGCGAATCGTCGCCATCGAGAACAAGCCGGATCTGGACGCGAGCGCGGCGACAGCGTTACAGCCTCAGCTCGAACGAGATGTCGCACTGGGGTTGGCCGACGAGGCGTGGGTGGCAACCCGCGCGACCGACGCCGCGGTCTCACCCGTGCTGTTCGAGGACCTCCCCGTGAAAGCGGGCGTACTGGAAGTCGACCCCACAGCGCTCTCGGCGTCGATCGCCTGGCACGCTCAGGCGCTCGAACCGGCGACACCGGGAACGCGGATCACGGACCGTGGCGGGGGGGACTCGGCGTTCGACCAGTCGGCGGCGACGTTCGAGTACGTCTCGCCCGATCGGAAAGCGACGCTCCGGTATCGGATCGCAGAACGAGCCTACGAACGCGGCTGGCGGTCCTTTGTCGACACGATGCGACCGGATTGTCGGTGGTTTGGCCCGCGCGAGCGCGACGGGCAGGTGCTCCCCTGGTGTGGTTCGCACTGTCGCGTTCAGACTGCAAACGAGTGTTCCGGCTCCTGTCCGGCCTTCGAACCGGAGCCCCCGTCGTGGCGACAGCATGGTTGGCCGATTGACGGAGGGCCGGGGAAGACGGTAACGCGGTTGCTCGCCGCTCGGCGCGCTCGGCTTCGAGGGATCAAAAAATCGTGA
- a CDS encoding PUA domain-containing protein, which produces MSEDANTGLGEDGEQLRTVADYQFGGGAGRALFPEDGRFTIKRSSSGRPQQVIGESNRIVSLNVDGRYTLGIEGGRRLLTLSPPRNRVVVGDESEPFVRDGKNVFAKFIDEVDDDLRPGDEALVVHETGDLLAVGRAELSADAMYDFETGMAVKVREGAGDES; this is translated from the coding sequence ATGAGCGAGGACGCGAACACCGGACTCGGCGAGGACGGTGAGCAGCTCCGGACGGTCGCCGACTACCAGTTCGGCGGCGGGGCAGGGCGAGCACTGTTTCCCGAAGACGGACGGTTCACGATCAAACGCAGCAGTTCGGGCAGGCCCCAGCAGGTAATCGGCGAGTCGAACCGGATCGTCTCGCTGAACGTCGACGGGCGGTACACGCTCGGTATCGAAGGGGGTCGACGGCTTCTCACGCTCTCCCCGCCGCGCAATCGCGTAGTCGTCGGCGACGAGAGCGAGCCGTTCGTCCGCGACGGCAAGAACGTCTTCGCCAAATTCATCGACGAGGTGGACGACGACCTCCGCCCGGGCGATGAGGCGCTGGTCGTCCACGAGACCGGTGACCTGCTCGCGGTCGGGCGGGCGGAGCTATCGGCCGACGCGATGTATGATTTCGAGACCGGGATGGCGGTGAAGGTCCGTGAGGGAGCCGGTGACGAGTCCTAG
- a CDS encoding LabA-like NYN domain-containing protein yields the protein MSEIHPGQRVAVLVDAQNLYHSAQSLYSNNIDYSSLLEKSVQDRELTRAIAYVIRADSPEEETFFDALTDIGFETKIKDIKTFSDGSKKADWDVGMSLDAVTLAEHVDTIVLCTGDGDFSRLCSHMRHEGVRVEVMGFDSSTAEELKEAADSFVDLSERTETFLL from the coding sequence ATGAGCGAGATCCATCCGGGCCAGCGCGTCGCCGTGCTCGTCGACGCCCAGAACCTGTATCACAGCGCACAGAGCCTCTACAGTAACAATATCGACTACTCCTCGCTGCTCGAAAAGAGCGTCCAGGACCGGGAGCTGACACGCGCTATCGCGTACGTCATCCGCGCGGACTCGCCCGAGGAGGAGACTTTTTTCGACGCACTCACTGACATTGGCTTCGAGACCAAAATCAAAGACATCAAGACGTTCAGTGACGGCTCGAAGAAGGCCGACTGGGACGTCGGGATGAGCCTCGACGCCGTCACGCTGGCCGAGCACGTCGATACGATCGTGCTCTGCACCGGTGACGGCGACTTCTCGCGGCTCTGCTCGCACATGCGTCACGAGGGCGTTCGCGTCGAGGTAATGGGCTTTGACTCCTCGACTGCCGAGGAGCTAAAAGAGGCCGCCGACTCCTTCGTCGATCTGAGCGAGCGGACCGAGACGTTTCTGCTCTGA
- a CDS encoding M48 family metalloprotease, with amino-acid sequence MRHIGLKIRMAIVSTILFAFFSLAALVAVVAFGWPLWLVAVLTVAFIGFQYLLGTKMALRSVGAEDMSEEEYPQIHQTVESLSRDMGIKKPRLMVASMGTPNAFATGRKGKGTVVISTELMQVLDREELNGVIAHELAHIRNRDVVTMTIGQSIAAIVGIAAQWVVLFTGERSIANYVLAFVVGMITQMLVMIFVMAISRYREYVADADAADAIGNGEPLARALEKIQRSAERTNAEMDDSVAALCISGGAAKKLLSTHPSTEERISRLRNRR; translated from the coding sequence ATGCGACACATAGGTCTCAAGATCCGGATGGCGATCGTCAGCACCATCCTGTTTGCGTTCTTCTCGCTGGCTGCACTCGTCGCAGTCGTCGCCTTCGGCTGGCCCCTCTGGCTGGTCGCGGTGCTGACGGTCGCGTTCATCGGGTTCCAGTACCTGCTGGGAACGAAGATGGCGTTGCGAAGTGTCGGGGCCGAAGACATGTCCGAAGAGGAGTATCCCCAGATTCACCAGACGGTGGAGTCGCTCTCCCGTGATATGGGGATCAAAAAGCCCAGGCTGATGGTCGCGAGTATGGGCACACCCAACGCCTTCGCAACCGGCCGCAAGGGCAAGGGGACGGTTGTAATCTCGACCGAGCTGATGCAGGTGCTCGACCGCGAGGAGTTAAACGGCGTAATCGCCCACGAGCTTGCCCACATCCGTAACCGCGACGTCGTGACGATGACCATCGGGCAGTCGATCGCCGCGATCGTCGGTATCGCCGCCCAGTGGGTCGTCCTCTTTACCGGTGAGCGATCCATTGCGAACTACGTGCTCGCCTTCGTCGTGGGGATGATCACGCAGATGCTCGTGATGATCTTCGTCATGGCTATCTCGCGGTACCGCGAGTACGTCGCCGACGCCGACGCCGCGGATGCGATCGGGAACGGAGAACCGCTTGCCCGCGCGCTCGAAAAGATCCAGCGGAGCGCAGAACGCACCAACGCCGAAATGGACGATTCCGTCGCCGCACTCTGTATCTCGGGTGGCGCCGCAAAGAAGCTCCTCTCGACGCATCCCTCGACCGAGGAGCGGATATCGCGGCTGCGAAACCGTCGGTAG
- the dapA gene encoding 4-hydroxy-tetrahydrodipicolinate synthase: MTPNPFHGVLPAMVTPFNEDESIDHDQLRADAQRLETAGVDGLVPVGSTGESATLSHDEHVEVVETVVDAVEDVPVIAGTGSNNTREALELSERAADAGADGLLLISPYYNKPEQQGLIEHYRAVADAVDLPQLLYNVPSRTGRNVEADTVVELASHENIAGLKAASGDLNQISEVIERTRDEEFTVVSGDDGLTLPMLSIGASGAVSVVANVEPERTCAMVGAALSGDYERARALHHELAPLTRALFTETNPIPVAEAMHIRGHAKPIVRSPLTRLSEEHRDELAAVLADLDSEPAADLAEADR, encoded by the coding sequence ATGACACCGAACCCGTTCCACGGCGTTCTACCTGCGATGGTGACGCCGTTCAACGAGGACGAAAGCATCGATCACGACCAACTGCGAGCGGACGCCCAGCGACTCGAAACCGCTGGCGTCGACGGGCTGGTTCCCGTGGGCTCCACGGGTGAAAGCGCGACCCTGTCCCACGACGAGCACGTCGAGGTCGTCGAGACGGTCGTCGACGCCGTCGAGGACGTACCGGTCATCGCGGGCACCGGGAGCAACAACACCCGCGAGGCGCTGGAGCTGTCCGAACGCGCAGCGGACGCTGGCGCTGACGGCCTCCTCCTTATTTCGCCGTATTACAACAAGCCCGAACAGCAGGGGCTGATCGAGCACTATCGGGCGGTTGCCGACGCGGTCGACCTGCCACAGCTCCTGTACAACGTGCCATCGCGGACGGGCCGAAACGTCGAGGCCGACACGGTCGTCGAACTCGCATCCCACGAGAACATCGCGGGCCTGAAAGCAGCCAGCGGCGACCTCAACCAGATCTCGGAGGTCATCGAACGAACGCGAGACGAGGAGTTCACCGTCGTCTCGGGTGACGATGGGCTCACCCTCCCGATGCTCTCGATCGGGGCCAGTGGGGCAGTCAGCGTCGTCGCGAACGTCGAACCCGAGCGCACCTGCGCGATGGTCGGCGCAGCCCTTTCGGGTGACTACGAACGAGCGCGGGCGCTCCATCACGAACTCGCGCCGCTGACACGGGCACTCTTTACCGAAACGAACCCGATCCCGGTCGCCGAGGCGATGCATATCCGAGGGCACGCGAAGCCGATCGTCCGATCCCCACTGACACGCCTCTCGGAGGAGCACCGTGATGAACTCGCCGCGGTGCTGGCGGATCTGGACAGTGAGCCAGCCGCGGACCTTGCGGAGGCCGACCGATGA
- the dapB gene encoding 4-hydroxy-tetrahydrodipicolinate reductase, with the protein MSGDPTRIAVNGAAGRMGQTVIETATDRENVEVVVGIDVADAETVDGVPVADPDDAVDAFAEYEPDALIDFTVPDATLGIVDACVEHGVAVVVGTTGFNEDQLSYLRRTSEFVPVLKATNFSRGIQVLLRTVSEAVGALDGYDLELMETHHNQKIDAPSGTAKTILETVQEERDVDPVYGREGHAPREDDEIGVLVRRAGDIRGEHELVLAGNDEVFSLSHRAEDRGVFAAGALDAAAWVAGRNPDWYTFGAVIDES; encoded by the coding sequence ATGAGCGGCGACCCCACGCGGATCGCAGTCAACGGTGCGGCAGGCCGAATGGGTCAGACAGTCATCGAGACGGCGACGGACCGCGAGAATGTGGAGGTCGTCGTCGGCATCGACGTCGCGGACGCCGAGACGGTCGACGGTGTGCCGGTCGCCGACCCGGACGATGCTGTCGACGCCTTCGCGGAGTACGAACCGGACGCGCTGATCGACTTTACCGTCCCCGACGCGACACTGGGAATCGTCGACGCCTGCGTCGAGCACGGCGTCGCCGTCGTGGTGGGGACGACCGGATTCAACGAGGACCAGCTGTCCTACTTGCGCCGGACCAGCGAATTCGTCCCGGTGCTCAAAGCGACGAACTTCTCACGAGGGATCCAGGTGCTTCTCAGAACCGTCAGTGAGGCGGTGGGCGCGCTCGACGGCTACGACCTCGAACTGATGGAGACACATCACAACCAGAAGATCGACGCGCCCTCTGGCACCGCGAAGACGATCCTTGAAACCGTTCAGGAAGAGCGGGATGTTGACCCGGTCTACGGCCGCGAGGGACACGCCCCCCGCGAGGATGACGAGATCGGCGTCCTCGTCCGACGGGCGGGCGACATCCGCGGCGAGCACGAACTCGTGCTGGCGGGCAACGACGAGGTGTTCAGCCTCTCTCATCGCGCCGAGGATCGTGGCGTCTTCGCGGCAGGGGCACTCGACGCCGCGGCGTGGGTCGCCGGTCGAAATCCTGACTGGTATACCTTCGGAGCGGTAATCGACGAGTCATGA
- a CDS encoding 2,3,4,5-tetrahydropyridine-2,6-dicarboxylate N-succinyltransferase, translated as MSLQTDVEDLWQRKQDGLTADDASAEDLTVLDEFLAALEAGEVRAAEKQGGEWIANEWVKQGILLNFGLRHTAEREYGGVTYHDVLPLRRTDDLNDRGTRNTPDGTTIRRGAYLGEDCIMMSPSFVNIGAHVGDGTLIDSADTVGSCAQIGENAKLGANTLIGGVLEPVEDAPVIVEDNVSLGAGCRVTSGFVVGENSVVGENTLLTPRIPVYDLVEEEVLYGELPANRRAFQRFVESSVSEHDLIDGGAFKPAVVATHIEEETLEATEREDALRE; from the coding sequence ATGAGTCTGCAGACAGACGTCGAAGACCTCTGGCAGCGCAAACAGGACGGACTGACGGCTGACGACGCGAGCGCGGAGGATCTTACGGTGCTCGACGAGTTCCTCGCCGCGCTGGAAGCGGGCGAAGTCCGGGCCGCGGAAAAGCAGGGCGGCGAGTGGATCGCCAACGAGTGGGTCAAGCAGGGCATCCTGCTCAACTTCGGCCTGCGCCACACCGCCGAACGCGAGTATGGCGGGGTCACCTACCACGATGTCCTCCCCCTGCGCAGGACTGACGACCTGAACGACCGCGGGACCCGAAACACCCCGGACGGGACGACGATCCGCCGCGGCGCGTATCTCGGCGAGGACTGCATCATGATGTCGCCGAGTTTCGTCAACATCGGCGCGCACGTCGGCGACGGCACCCTGATCGACTCCGCCGACACCGTCGGCTCCTGTGCCCAGATCGGCGAGAACGCCAAACTCGGTGCGAACACGCTGATCGGCGGCGTGCTCGAACCCGTCGAGGACGCCCCCGTGATCGTCGAGGACAACGTCTCGCTCGGCGCTGGCTGTCGCGTCACTAGCGGCTTTGTCGTCGGCGAGAACAGCGTCGTCGGCGAGAACACCCTGCTCACCCCCCGGATTCCGGTCTACGATCTGGTCGAAGAGGAAGTGCTCTACGGCGAACTACCTGCGAACCGTCGCGCGTTCCAGCGCTTCGTCGAATCATCAGTGAGCGAGCACGACCTGATCGACGGCGGCGCGTTCAAGCCCGCGGTCGTCGCGACCCACATCGAGGAGGAGACGCTCGAAGCGACCGAACGCGAGGACGCGTTGCGAGAGTAA